A region from the Geobacter benzoatilyticus genome encodes:
- the mtnP gene encoding S-methyl-5'-thioadenosine phosphorylase, whose product MGEQVIGVIGGSGLYEMEGLSDVRSVAVETPFGAPSDEFITGVLDGVRMVFLPRHGRGHRLLPSEVNYRANIYGMKKLGVTRIISVSAVGSMKEEIAPGHIVIPDQFIDRTNATRANTFFGNGLVAHVQFADPVCAELSEHLFEAAKAAGAIVHGGGTYLCMEGPAFSTRAESNLYRSFGVSIIGMTNIPEAKLAREAEICYGVIALATDYDCWHESHDDVSVDAILGIMKQNVVMAKSIIGQVVKRIGADSSCSCSSALTYAIITDRAAVSAEARQRLDLIIGKYL is encoded by the coding sequence ATGGGTGAACAGGTTATCGGCGTCATTGGCGGAAGTGGCCTCTACGAGATGGAAGGGTTGAGCGATGTTCGGAGTGTTGCGGTGGAAACCCCCTTCGGCGCCCCGTCCGACGAGTTCATTACCGGAGTTCTCGACGGTGTGCGGATGGTGTTTCTCCCCCGGCACGGGAGGGGACACCGGCTGCTGCCGTCGGAAGTGAACTACCGGGCGAATATATATGGGATGAAGAAGCTTGGTGTTACGCGGATTATCTCCGTTTCCGCCGTCGGAAGCATGAAGGAGGAGATCGCTCCGGGGCACATCGTAATTCCCGACCAGTTTATCGACCGTACCAACGCAACGCGGGCCAACACCTTCTTCGGCAATGGGTTAGTGGCCCATGTGCAGTTTGCAGATCCGGTGTGCGCTGAGCTGTCGGAGCATCTGTTCGAGGCGGCCAAGGCTGCGGGGGCGATAGTTCATGGCGGTGGGACGTATCTCTGCATGGAAGGGCCGGCCTTCTCCACCCGTGCCGAATCCAACCTTTATCGCTCCTTCGGCGTTTCAATCATAGGGATGACGAACATTCCCGAGGCAAAGCTTGCCCGTGAGGCCGAGATCTGCTACGGAGTCATAGCCTTGGCGACCGATTACGACTGCTGGCACGAGTCACATGATGATGTGTCCGTTGATGCGATTCTCGGGATAATGAAGCAGAACGTCGTCATGGCCAAGTCTATAATCGGCCAAGTCGTGAAGCGGATTGGTGCAGATAGCTCCTGTTCATGCTCGTCGGCCCTGACCTATGCGATTATCACCGACCGTGCTGCCGTTTCGGCCGAGGCCCGACAGCGGCTCGATCTGATAATTGGCAAGTATCTGTAA
- a CDS encoding tetratricopeptide repeat protein, which yields MKRLLALTCMAILSLTACGISDASRKQASYHFQMGLSYLGENDATRALIELTEAEKLTPDDPTLLNSLGLAYFYKKRFDLAEQKYRRAIELKPDFSEARNNLGVNYLEMQRWDDAVSQFTLVLADLFFVRHEHARINLGLAYLGKGDYPQALETLRQAVSNSPDNIFARVGLGRVYFAMGRNELAIQEFTKAVELNKNYQNSYYYLALAHLKDKDYVSAAEAFREAIRIAPDSEKGRLSREYLDSIR from the coding sequence ATGAAACGTCTTCTTGCGCTGACCTGCATGGCGATCCTCTCCCTCACGGCGTGCGGCATATCGGACGCCTCCCGGAAACAGGCATCGTACCATTTTCAAATGGGGCTTTCCTATCTTGGTGAGAACGATGCGACCCGGGCCCTCATCGAACTTACCGAAGCGGAGAAGCTGACCCCTGACGATCCCACTCTGTTGAACAGCCTCGGGCTTGCCTATTTCTACAAAAAACGCTTTGATCTTGCGGAACAGAAATACCGCCGGGCCATCGAGCTTAAGCCCGATTTCTCCGAGGCCCGGAACAACCTTGGCGTTAACTATCTGGAGATGCAGCGATGGGATGATGCCGTGTCCCAGTTCACGCTGGTTCTTGCCGATCTTTTCTTTGTCCGGCATGAGCATGCGCGGATAAATCTCGGCCTTGCCTACCTGGGTAAAGGAGACTATCCGCAGGCGTTAGAGACGCTGCGTCAGGCGGTTTCGAACTCCCCCGACAATATATTCGCCCGGGTTGGCCTGGGCCGGGTATATTTCGCCATGGGGCGCAATGAGCTGGCAATCCAGGAGTTCACCAAAGCTGTCGAACTCAATAAAAACTACCAGAACAGCTACTATTACCTTGCTCTTGCGCACTTGAAGGATAAAGATTACGTGTCTGCCGCAGAGGCATTCCGTGAAGCGATACGGATAGCGCCCGATTCGGAGAAGGGGCGTCTTTCCCGTGAATACCTGGATTCGATTCGTTGA
- a CDS encoding helix-turn-helix domain-containing protein codes for MIDGSVPEKRETTIGVLLRAARESRGESLEDAARVTRIGKNYLAALEENCFEKLPNPAYVKGFLRVYGKHLGLSPDDLIHRYEEFSGSVPAMEQSVPEGDSPSVKPVRLPTKSRWMIPLFLLAMVIITATFIPQREPQPPRPALKTVPSRMSAPVPVQQPMSSVAADPLSSPQAAPEEAPEQLSPETPVPSSMPGGVVLKLKVIQDCWLSITIDGALSQQYDLKAGDLIEWKGERSFSLDIGNAGGIEAEFNGKALPSFGESGETAHVVLPAEQPGEQ; via the coding sequence TTGATTGATGGCTCCGTCCCCGAAAAGAGGGAAACAACTATCGGAGTGTTGCTGCGGGCAGCTCGCGAATCCCGTGGCGAGTCGTTGGAGGATGCTGCCCGCGTTACCCGCATCGGCAAGAATTATCTCGCCGCCCTTGAAGAGAACTGCTTCGAAAAGCTCCCGAATCCCGCCTATGTGAAAGGGTTTCTAAGGGTTTACGGGAAGCATTTGGGCTTGTCGCCCGACGACTTGATTCACAGGTACGAGGAGTTTTCAGGCTCGGTTCCCGCCATGGAGCAGAGCGTCCCCGAGGGGGATTCCCCCAGTGTTAAGCCGGTACGGCTTCCCACGAAAAGCCGCTGGATGATTCCGCTGTTTTTGCTTGCGATGGTGATCATTACCGCCACGTTCATTCCCCAGAGAGAGCCCCAGCCGCCTCGCCCCGCGCTGAAAACGGTACCTTCCCGGATGTCTGCCCCTGTGCCGGTTCAACAGCCGATGTCTTCGGTTGCCGCAGACCCGCTGTCGTCGCCGCAGGCGGCACCGGAAGAAGCGCCGGAACAATTGTCCCCTGAAACGCCTGTTCCGTCATCCATGCCTGGAGGCGTAGTCCTTAAACTGAAAGTGATTCAGGACTGCTGGTTGAGTATCACGATTGACGGGGCGCTTTCTCAGCAATATGACCTGAAGGCCGGCGACCTGATAGAGTGGAAAGGCGAGCGGTCCTTCTCCCTGGACATCGGCAATGCCGGCGGAATCGAGGCCGAATTCAACGGGAAGGCGCTGCCGTCGTTTGGTGAATCCGGCGAAACCGCCCACGTGGTTCTCCCGGCCGAACAGCCTGGGGAACAGTAG
- a CDS encoding carbohydrate kinase family protein: MGILVVGSVAFDSVETPFGKVENVLGGSATYFSTSASFFTDVSLVAVVGEDFPQEHLDFLQSRNIDLRGLDHEGGKTFHWKGKYGYDLNEAQTLETHLNVFESFKPQIPAAYRDTEFLFLANIDPELQMEVLSQVERPRVVACDTMNFWISSKPEALKAVIAKVDIFIINEGEARQLTQEANLSKAARKILAMGVKTLVVKRGEYGVLMFTDNSVFAAPAYPLEDVYDPTGAGDTFAGGFMGYLANTGDTSEAGIRQAVIFGSVMASFNVEDFSLERLKRLEYREIETRYRSFKALTHFEGLAEA, from the coding sequence ATGGGGATCCTTGTTGTCGGTTCTGTGGCTTTTGACTCGGTGGAGACGCCTTTCGGTAAAGTTGAGAACGTACTAGGGGGGTCTGCTACCTATTTTTCCACGTCTGCGAGCTTTTTTACTGATGTGAGCCTCGTGGCGGTGGTGGGGGAGGATTTCCCCCAGGAGCATCTCGATTTCCTTCAGTCCCGCAATATTGATTTGCGTGGTCTTGACCATGAGGGTGGTAAGACCTTTCACTGGAAGGGGAAGTACGGTTACGACCTCAACGAGGCCCAGACCCTGGAAACCCATCTGAACGTGTTCGAAAGCTTCAAGCCCCAGATTCCGGCTGCGTACCGGGATACGGAGTTTCTGTTTCTGGCCAACATCGACCCTGAATTGCAGATGGAAGTGCTCAGCCAGGTGGAGAGGCCAAGAGTCGTTGCCTGCGATACCATGAACTTCTGGATATCCTCCAAGCCGGAGGCGCTCAAGGCGGTTATCGCCAAAGTTGACATCTTTATCATCAACGAAGGAGAGGCGCGTCAGCTCACCCAGGAGGCTAACCTGAGCAAGGCGGCCCGGAAGATCCTGGCCATGGGGGTGAAGACCCTTGTAGTTAAGCGGGGCGAGTACGGTGTGCTCATGTTCACCGATAATTCGGTGTTCGCGGCGCCGGCTTACCCCCTCGAAGATGTGTATGATCCGACAGGGGCCGGCGATACCTTTGCCGGCGGCTTCATGGGGTATCTGGCCAACACCGGCGATACTTCCGAGGCGGGTATACGCCAGGCCGTCATTTTCGGGAGCGTCATGGCGTCGTTCAATGTGGAAGACTTCAGCCTTGAACGGTTAAAGCGGCTTGAATACCGTGAGATTGAGACCCGCTACCGAAGCTTTAAGGCATTGACGCACTTTGAGGGACTTGCCGAAGCTTAA
- a CDS encoding aldehyde dehydrogenase family protein, translating to MVKRYKVLVGGEWIGDDRPGVDVINPFDDTVVGIVPEASADDVEMAIESARRGFAEMAAMPAFRRAEILARVADFIERDREEIAEIIAREAGKSFKYALSEADRSAETFRFASFEARRSHGELVPMDASSVSAGRFGYYVRTPIGVIGAITPFNFPLNLVAHKVAPAIAAGNALVLKPATKTPLSSIKLASIMAEAGLPAGALNIVIGSGKVVGNKLVEDDRLAMITFTGSPPVGIEIKAKSGLKRVTLELGSNSPTIIDEDGDVDAAVSRCVVGSFANSGQVCISVQRIYVHQRRYQEFLEKFVAATQQLKVGDPMDRACDIGPMISRYELERAVSWLEEAKELGAKIEAGGQVIGNCLAPTILSGVTPAMKVVCSEVFAPIVSVLPFETFEQALDMADDSCYGLQAGIYTRDINKAFQAIGRLDVGGVIINDVPTFRVDHMPYGGNKQSGLGREGVKYAMEEMTNIKMVCINL from the coding sequence ATGGTCAAGCGGTATAAGGTGCTCGTTGGCGGAGAATGGATCGGTGATGACCGTCCAGGGGTAGATGTCATTAACCCTTTCGATGATACGGTTGTGGGGATAGTTCCGGAAGCCTCGGCAGATGATGTCGAGATGGCAATAGAATCAGCCCGCAGGGGATTTGCGGAAATGGCGGCCATGCCGGCCTTCCGTAGAGCCGAGATTCTGGCGCGCGTCGCTGACTTTATCGAGAGGGACCGGGAAGAGATTGCGGAAATAATCGCCCGGGAGGCAGGCAAATCATTCAAGTATGCGCTGTCCGAGGCAGACAGAAGTGCGGAAACGTTCCGGTTTGCTTCATTTGAGGCGCGAAGAAGCCATGGTGAGCTTGTGCCCATGGATGCCTCGTCTGTGTCCGCCGGGCGTTTCGGCTATTATGTCCGTACCCCAATCGGCGTCATAGGTGCCATTACACCGTTCAATTTCCCTCTCAATCTTGTCGCCCATAAAGTCGCTCCGGCAATTGCCGCCGGTAATGCGCTGGTTCTGAAGCCCGCCACCAAAACCCCGCTTTCGTCGATAAAGCTTGCATCTATAATGGCGGAAGCAGGGCTTCCCGCCGGCGCGCTCAATATCGTAATAGGCAGTGGCAAGGTTGTGGGTAACAAGCTGGTGGAGGATGACCGCCTGGCGATGATAACCTTCACGGGAAGTCCGCCCGTCGGAATAGAAATCAAGGCGAAAAGCGGGCTCAAGCGCGTCACGCTTGAACTGGGATCCAATTCCCCAACGATTATCGACGAAGATGGTGATGTGGATGCTGCCGTTTCGAGATGCGTTGTCGGCAGCTTTGCAAATTCCGGGCAGGTGTGCATTTCGGTCCAGAGGATTTATGTTCATCAACGCCGATATCAGGAGTTTTTGGAGAAGTTCGTTGCTGCGACGCAACAACTCAAAGTCGGGGATCCGATGGATCGGGCCTGCGATATAGGCCCGATGATATCGCGCTATGAGCTTGAGCGCGCTGTATCGTGGCTTGAGGAGGCAAAAGAGCTTGGTGCAAAGATCGAGGCGGGTGGACAGGTCATCGGCAACTGTCTTGCGCCGACCATTCTCAGTGGCGTGACACCAGCCATGAAAGTAGTTTGCTCAGAGGTGTTTGCACCGATCGTCTCGGTGCTTCCCTTCGAGACCTTTGAGCAGGCCCTGGATATGGCTGATGATTCCTGTTACGGTCTCCAGGCAGGTATCTACACCCGTGACATCAATAAGGCGTTTCAGGCGATAGGGCGGCTTGATGTCGGTGGGGTCATTATTAATGATGTCCCTACATTCCGGGTCGATCACATGCCCTATGGCGGCAATAAGCAGAGTGGCCTCGGTCGCGAGGGGGTCAAATATGCCATGGAAGAAATGACAAATATTAAAATGGTATGTATTAATTTGTAA
- a CDS encoding citrate (Si)-synthase → MALKETLKQKIEEFRPRTTRLVKEFGKVVIDQVTIDQCIGGARDIRSLVTDISYLDPQEGIRFRGKTIPETFAALPKAPGSDYPTVESFWYFLLTGDVPTQAQVDEVVAEWKVRQAVPQYVFDAIRALPKDSHPMVMLSVGILALQKDSKFAGFYNSGKFNKMTAWEYVYEDACDLVARIPIIAAFIYNLKYKGDKQIAIDQTADCGANFARMIGQCKEYEDVARMYFILHSDHESGNVSAHTTHLVHSALSDPYYSYSAGLNGLAGPLHGLANQEVLDWTIKFQEKYCKDVEPTKELVTKALWDTLNAGQVVPGYGHAVLRKTDPRYMSQREFCLKTPGLKDDPLFKLVAMIFETAPGVLMEHGKAKNPWPNVDAQSGVIQWYYGLREWDFYTVLFGVGRALGCMANITWDRGLGYAIERPKSVTTAMLEKWAEEGGRKF, encoded by the coding sequence ATGGCACTCAAGGAAACCCTGAAGCAAAAAATTGAGGAGTTTCGTCCCCGTACCACCAGGCTTGTTAAAGAGTTCGGGAAAGTGGTTATTGATCAAGTAACTATTGACCAGTGCATCGGCGGTGCCCGCGACATCCGCTCCCTGGTAACCGATATCTCCTACCTTGATCCGCAGGAAGGGATCCGGTTCCGCGGCAAGACCATTCCCGAAACCTTTGCGGCGCTCCCCAAGGCTCCCGGTTCCGATTATCCGACCGTTGAATCTTTCTGGTACTTCCTCCTTACCGGCGACGTCCCGACACAAGCTCAGGTTGACGAAGTGGTTGCCGAGTGGAAAGTTCGTCAGGCAGTTCCCCAGTATGTATTCGACGCCATTCGCGCCCTGCCGAAGGACAGCCACCCGATGGTGATGCTCTCCGTTGGTATTCTTGCCCTTCAGAAAGACTCCAAATTTGCCGGTTTCTATAACTCCGGCAAATTCAACAAGATGACCGCCTGGGAATATGTGTATGAGGACGCTTGCGACCTCGTTGCCCGGATTCCGATCATCGCTGCTTTCATTTACAATCTCAAGTACAAGGGCGACAAGCAGATTGCTATCGACCAGACTGCCGATTGCGGCGCAAACTTCGCCCGCATGATCGGTCAGTGCAAAGAGTACGAGGATGTGGCACGTATGTACTTCATCCTTCACTCCGACCATGAGTCCGGGAACGTGTCGGCACACACCACTCACCTGGTGCATTCCGCCCTGTCTGACCCCTATTATTCATACTCTGCCGGTCTCAACGGCCTTGCCGGTCCGTTGCACGGCCTTGCCAACCAGGAAGTTCTCGACTGGACCATCAAGTTCCAGGAGAAGTACTGCAAGGATGTGGAGCCGACCAAAGAGCTGGTTACCAAGGCTCTCTGGGATACCCTCAATGCCGGTCAGGTTGTTCCGGGTTACGGCCACGCCGTTCTCCGCAAGACCGACCCGCGCTACATGTCTCAGCGTGAATTCTGCCTCAAGACTCCGGGCCTGAAGGACGATCCTCTCTTCAAGCTTGTTGCAATGATTTTCGAAACCGCACCGGGCGTCCTTATGGAGCACGGTAAGGCGAAGAACCCCTGGCCGAACGTCGATGCACAGTCCGGCGTCATCCAGTGGTACTATGGCCTGCGTGAGTGGGACTTCTACACCGTTCTCTTCGGTGTCGGTCGTGCCCTCGGCTGCATGGCCAACATCACTTGGGACCGTGGTCTCGGGTATGCTATCGAGCGTCCGAAGTCTGTAACTACCGCCATGCTCGAAAAATGGGCTGAAGAAGGTGGCCGTAAGTTCTAA
- the amrA gene encoding AmmeMemoRadiSam system protein A, with the protein MTQKLTRTEQKMLLSLAREAITGYVNGGEIPDSEVYAPALQCRCGCFVTIRKEGVLRGCIGSFVSDKPLYELVRMMAIAAATNDPRFYPMRPADLDDFSIEISVLSPLEKIASPDHIKVGTHGIYIIKNSCHGVLLPQVAVEYGWDRNTFLSQTCLKAGLKPDDWEEGADIMIFSAQIVN; encoded by the coding sequence GTGACACAAAAGTTGACACGAACTGAACAAAAAATGCTTTTGTCACTCGCCAGAGAAGCAATTACCGGATACGTCAATGGGGGGGAAATACCCGATAGCGAAGTGTACGCCCCTGCTCTCCAGTGCCGCTGCGGCTGCTTTGTCACCATCAGGAAAGAGGGAGTTCTTCGTGGTTGTATCGGCAGTTTTGTCTCTGACAAGCCTCTATACGAACTTGTCCGGATGATGGCAATAGCTGCCGCAACCAATGATCCCCGATTTTACCCTATGAGGCCGGCGGATCTCGATGATTTTTCAATCGAAATTTCAGTCCTCAGCCCCCTTGAGAAAATAGCCTCTCCAGACCATATAAAGGTAGGCACCCACGGAATCTACATCATAAAGAACTCCTGCCACGGCGTACTTCTCCCCCAGGTAGCGGTAGAGTATGGTTGGGACAGGAATACCTTTTTGTCGCAGACATGCCTGAAAGCGGGCCTAAAACCTGATGACTGGGAAGAAGGTGCCGATATAATGATATTCAGCGCTCAGATTGTAAACTGA
- the rlmN gene encoding 23S rRNA (adenine(2503)-C(2))-methyltransferase RlmN, whose product MMNSKVDIKNFTLDDLIAFLAGKGKERYRARQIFKWVYQKDARSFAEMTDLAKDLRRDLEESAFISNLEPEAMEVSQDGTRKYLFRLEDGNTVESVLIPEEDRTTLCISSQVGCAMACEFCLTGTFRLTRNLTAAEIVNQICAVRRDVPVRNIVFMGMGEPLANLDNVLKSLKIILHDDGLQFSTRRVTVSTAGLVPEMERLGSEVTVNLAVSINATTDEVRSRIMPVNRRYPLKTLLDACRNYPLPGRRKITIEYVMIKGLNDSLEDAKRLVKLLSDIPSKINLIPFNEHDGCSFKSPGQGAIDVFHSYLLSKHFTVITRSSRGADISAACGQLKGKLDKGALSF is encoded by the coding sequence ATGATGAACAGTAAAGTTGATATCAAAAATTTTACCCTTGATGATCTTATCGCATTTCTTGCCGGCAAGGGTAAGGAGCGGTACCGGGCCCGGCAGATTTTTAAGTGGGTTTACCAGAAGGACGCCCGCAGTTTTGCCGAGATGACCGATCTGGCCAAGGACCTTCGGCGGGATCTTGAGGAATCGGCCTTCATCAGTAATCTGGAGCCCGAGGCGATGGAGGTGTCACAGGACGGCACCCGGAAGTATCTGTTTCGTCTTGAGGACGGCAATACCGTCGAGTCGGTTCTTATCCCAGAGGAGGACCGGACTACTCTCTGCATTTCGAGCCAGGTGGGCTGTGCCATGGCCTGCGAGTTCTGTCTTACGGGCACTTTCCGTCTTACGCGGAACTTGACCGCCGCAGAGATAGTGAATCAGATATGCGCCGTGCGCAGAGACGTTCCTGTCCGCAATATTGTCTTTATGGGGATGGGCGAGCCGCTGGCAAATCTTGATAATGTCCTCAAGTCGCTAAAAATTATCCTTCATGATGACGGCCTTCAGTTTTCTACCCGGCGGGTAACGGTTTCCACCGCAGGGCTTGTCCCGGAGATGGAGCGTCTGGGAAGCGAGGTGACGGTCAATCTGGCCGTGTCCATCAATGCTACCACCGATGAGGTGCGCAGCAGGATCATGCCGGTAAACCGGAGATATCCGCTCAAAACGCTTCTCGATGCATGTCGAAATTATCCTTTGCCGGGGCGCCGGAAGATTACCATAGAATATGTGATGATCAAGGGGCTCAACGATTCGCTGGAGGACGCAAAACGGCTTGTGAAGCTCCTGAGTGACATCCCCTCGAAAATCAATCTGATTCCCTTTAACGAGCATGACGGTTGTTCTTTCAAAAGCCCAGGTCAGGGGGCGATTGATGTGTTCCACAGTTATCTTCTGAGCAAGCATTTCACGGTTATCACCCGATCGAGCCGCGGCGCTGATATTTCCGCTGCGTGCGGGCAACTCAAGGGTAAGTTGGATAAGGGTGCTTTGAGCTTCTGA
- the ndk gene encoding nucleoside-diphosphate kinase, which yields MERTFAIIKPDAVERNIVGKVLEKVEAAGFRIVGMKKIQLSKKEAEGFYYVHSERPFFNDLCSFMSRSPVVVLTLERENAIAKWREVMGATNPANADAGTIRKELGLSIEENTVHGSDSPESAAFEIPYFFSQLELL from the coding sequence ATGGAAAGAACATTCGCTATTATTAAGCCTGATGCGGTTGAGCGGAATATTGTCGGCAAGGTTCTCGAGAAAGTCGAGGCTGCAGGCTTCAGGATTGTGGGCATGAAGAAGATACAGCTTTCCAAAAAGGAAGCAGAGGGTTTCTATTATGTTCACAGTGAGCGCCCTTTCTTCAATGATCTCTGTTCGTTCATGTCCCGCAGCCCCGTTGTCGTGCTGACTCTCGAGCGTGAAAATGCCATTGCAAAATGGCGCGAGGTTATGGGGGCAACTAATCCGGCCAATGCCGATGCCGGCACGATTCGCAAGGAGCTTGGCCTCAGCATCGAGGAGAACACGGTCCACGGTTCGGATTCCCCCGAGTCGGCTGCCTTTGAGATTCCGTACTTCTTCAGCCAGCTAGAACTCCTCTAG
- a CDS encoding response regulator codes for MPEHAKKRILVVDDEENARIGLSKLLEREGFEVESVSNGYEALNYLNQRQVNVIVTDINMPEMNGITFLKELNKSFPDSNVIMITAYGGVESYIEAMNLGAFEYINKPIKIDELKSILKKIFKDKESCH; via the coding sequence TTGCCAGAGCATGCAAAAAAGAGAATACTGGTGGTTGATGACGAGGAGAACGCCCGGATAGGTCTATCGAAACTTCTCGAACGGGAAGGGTTTGAGGTCGAAAGCGTCTCGAACGGCTATGAAGCTCTTAATTACCTCAATCAGCGGCAGGTTAATGTCATAGTCACTGATATCAATATGCCGGAAATGAATGGAATCACCTTCCTTAAGGAACTCAATAAGAGTTTTCCCGACAGCAATGTCATTATGATTACTGCTTACGGCGGAGTTGAGTCGTATATTGAGGCTATGAATCTTGGTGCCTTTGAGTATATCAATAAACCCATAAAAATTGACGAGCTTAAGTCTATCCTGAAAAAAATCTTCAAGGACAAAGAGAGCTGTCACTGA
- a CDS encoding GAF domain-containing protein, whose product MKSERIDPYRVKLSCVCGFSDFRNIPDKSKTVNPFYQKASLTPLIESEKGKMVLTMQRNNRDHLEIISLEEISMLVSSDFNLPEVLQSVTKKVAEQLKVSVCSIYLREGDELVLSATHGFDPSFVGKIRIRIGEGITGTVAKEGRQISLTHASQDSRYKHFSELQEEKYNSMLSFPISDKKEVYGVINLNTTSIKSFQEDEIYFVSVIANLILTAIKLRLQVATGKKAS is encoded by the coding sequence ATGAAGAGTGAACGTATCGATCCCTACCGGGTAAAGTTGTCCTGTGTCTGCGGTTTTTCTGATTTTCGGAATATCCCGGACAAGTCGAAGACGGTAAACCCCTTCTACCAGAAGGCGAGCCTGACCCCTCTGATAGAGAGTGAAAAGGGAAAGATGGTGCTGACTATGCAGCGGAATAACAGGGATCATCTGGAAATCATTTCCCTGGAAGAAATCAGCATGCTTGTTTCCTCAGACTTCAACCTTCCCGAAGTACTGCAGAGTGTGACGAAGAAGGTGGCCGAGCAGCTGAAGGTGAGTGTTTGCAGCATCTATTTGAGAGAGGGGGATGAGCTCGTGCTCTCCGCCACCCACGGCTTCGATCCTTCTTTTGTGGGCAAAATCCGCATCAGGATCGGCGAAGGCATTACCGGAACAGTTGCCAAGGAAGGACGCCAGATATCCCTTACCCACGCCTCCCAGGATTCGCGCTACAAGCATTTCTCCGAACTTCAGGAAGAGAAGTACAATTCCATGCTTTCTTTTCCCATCAGCGACAAGAAAGAGGTCTATGGGGTAATCAACCTGAATACCACCTCCATCAAGTCGTTCCAGGAAGATGAAATCTATTTTGTTTCAGTTATTGCCAATCTGATTCTGACTGCCATAAAGCTTCGCCTGCAGGTAGCCACGGGGAAAAAAGCGTCGTAA